The Roseococcus microcysteis genome contains a region encoding:
- a CDS encoding M23 family metallopeptidase has translation MMKLRRATSLLLPALLLLPAVHFAWPTAEQVNVEAAALPDAALAPAPMAPFAEEPAVGELAEAPLTLDAPEAALVEAVPYAAPGTPDPEPEPAFTEQSVTVASGDTLLGLLTEAGVPSGDAHAALAELLPLFPANRLRPGQELLLRFDVEDETRLMALEINPGPGHTVAVERQGEGWQADEARLPEHPHLAQVEAVVTGGVFPALVNAGLPPQLAYSIVRAYSHRVDFQRDLRAGDRVAVAFERMRSEDGTLLRHGRVLYAALTLSGQTQEIWRHEGPDGEVGWYDAAGRPLAGGFLRTPLNGARMSSGFGPRRHPILGYNRMHRGVDFAAPTGTPIYAAADGVVHSVRRERGYGNVIRVRHPNNVMTLYAHLSRFAPGMAAGTRVRQGQTIGRVGSTGMSTGPHLHYELHVNGQAVNPATSRLPAPPALAGRALLQYQTARADLNRQRARLARGLTEVALAPQ, from the coding sequence ATGATGAAGTTGCGCCGCGCGACAAGCTTGCTGCTGCCCGCCCTCCTGTTGCTGCCCGCCGTGCATTTCGCATGGCCGACAGCGGAACAGGTGAACGTGGAAGCCGCGGCCTTACCCGACGCGGCGCTGGCCCCCGCCCCGATGGCCCCCTTCGCGGAGGAGCCGGCCGTCGGGGAACTGGCCGAAGCACCCCTCACCCTCGATGCGCCCGAGGCCGCGCTGGTCGAGGCCGTGCCCTATGCGGCCCCCGGCACCCCGGACCCGGAGCCCGAGCCCGCCTTCACGGAGCAGAGCGTGACGGTCGCTTCCGGTGATACGCTGCTCGGCCTGCTCACCGAGGCGGGCGTGCCCAGCGGCGACGCCCATGCGGCGCTGGCCGAATTGCTGCCTCTCTTCCCGGCCAACCGCCTCCGCCCCGGGCAGGAATTGCTCCTGCGCTTCGACGTCGAGGACGAGACGCGCCTCATGGCGCTGGAGATCAACCCCGGACCCGGCCACACGGTTGCAGTGGAACGCCAGGGCGAAGGCTGGCAGGCCGATGAGGCCCGCCTGCCCGAGCACCCGCACCTCGCCCAGGTGGAGGCGGTGGTGACGGGCGGCGTCTTCCCGGCGCTGGTGAATGCGGGCCTTCCGCCCCAGCTCGCCTATTCGATCGTGCGCGCCTATTCGCACCGCGTGGACTTCCAGCGCGACCTGCGCGCGGGCGACCGCGTGGCCGTGGCCTTCGAGCGCATGCGCAGCGAGGATGGCACGCTGCTGCGGCACGGGCGCGTGCTCTACGCCGCCCTCACCCTCTCCGGCCAGACCCAGGAAATCTGGCGCCACGAAGGCCCGGATGGCGAGGTGGGCTGGTATGACGCGGCCGGCCGGCCGCTCGCCGGCGGCTTCCTGCGCACGCCGCTGAACGGGGCGCGCATGTCCTCGGGCTTCGGCCCGCGGCGGCACCCCATCCTGGGCTACAACCGCATGCATCGCGGCGTGGATTTCGCGGCCCCCACCGGCACGCCCATCTACGCGGCCGCCGATGGCGTGGTGCATTCCGTGCGGCGTGAGCGCGGCTATGGCAACGTCATCCGCGTCCGTCACCCGAACAATGTCATGACCCTCTACGCCCACCTCTCGCGCTTCGCGCCCGGCATGGCGGCCGGCACCCGCGTCCGCCAGGGGCAGACCATCGGCCGCGTGGGCTCCACCGGCATGTCCACCGGCCCCCACCTGCACTACGAGCTGCACGTGAACGGCCAGGCGGTGAACCCCGCCACCAGCCGCCTGCCCGCCCCGCCCGCCCTGGCCGGCCGCGCCCTGCTGCAATACCAGACCGCCCGCGCCGACCTGAACCGCCAACGCGCCCGCCTGGCCCGCGGCCTGACCGAAGTGGCCCTGGCGCCGCAATAG
- a CDS encoding DUF2783 domain-containing protein — MTHLRTEPRLADPDALYALLMEAHRGLDDAASRRLDAKLVLILANHIGDAEVLREAIALATQGRNSGA, encoded by the coding sequence ATGACGCACCTCCGCACCGAGCCACGCCTGGCCGATCCCGATGCGCTCTACGCCCTGTTGATGGAGGCGCATCGCGGGCTGGACGACGCCGCCTCGCGCCGGCTGGATGCCAAGCTCGTGCTGATCCTGGCCAACCATATCGGTGATGCGGAAGTGCTGCGGGAGGCCATTGCCTTGGCCACGCAGGGGCGCAACTCTGGGGCATGA
- a CDS encoding M20 aminoacylase family protein produces the protein MSTPVEQISAWQEEFTSIRRDIHAHPELGLEEHRTAALVAAKLREWGIEVHEGVGQTGVVGVIRNGNGPAIGLRADMDALAMTEANGFAHASTIPGRMHACGHDGHTTMLLAAAKYLAATKNFNGTVNLIFQPGEEGAGGALAMLEDGLFTRFPCDAVYGIHNRPGMPLGEFGLRAGPMMAGVAFYDMVITGKGGHGARPEATNDPVVMGAAVVQALQSVVARNVPAAERAVLSVTRFDAGQAYNVIPNEVRLGGTVRAFSNEIMGLVESRMRAIGEGVAAGLGGSAVLDFRVITTPLVNDAAEAEALGDAAAALVGEGRLKREFPAVMGGEDFAYMLEKCPGAYIVCGNGDSAEVHNPRFDFNDQAIPYGAGVLAAVVERKLKGL, from the coding sequence ATGAGCACCCCAGTCGAACAGATCTCCGCCTGGCAGGAGGAGTTCACCTCCATCCGCCGCGACATCCACGCCCACCCGGAACTCGGGCTGGAGGAACACCGCACCGCCGCACTCGTCGCCGCCAAGCTGCGCGAATGGGGCATCGAGGTGCATGAGGGCGTGGGCCAGACCGGCGTGGTCGGCGTGATCCGCAACGGCAACGGCCCCGCCATCGGCCTGCGCGCGGATATGGACGCGCTGGCCATGACCGAAGCGAACGGCTTCGCCCATGCCAGCACCATCCCGGGCCGCATGCATGCCTGCGGCCATGACGGCCACACCACCATGCTGCTGGCCGCCGCCAAATACCTGGCCGCGACGAAGAACTTCAACGGCACCGTGAACCTGATCTTCCAGCCCGGCGAGGAGGGTGCCGGCGGCGCGCTGGCCATGCTGGAGGACGGTCTCTTCACCCGCTTCCCCTGCGATGCGGTCTACGGCATCCACAACCGCCCCGGCATGCCGCTGGGTGAATTCGGCCTGCGCGCGGGCCCGATGATGGCGGGTGTCGCCTTCTACGACATGGTCATCACCGGCAAGGGCGGCCATGGCGCGCGGCCGGAGGCCACGAACGACCCCGTGGTGATGGGTGCCGCCGTCGTGCAGGCGCTGCAATCCGTCGTCGCGCGCAACGTGCCGGCCGCCGAGCGCGCCGTGCTCTCCGTCACCCGCTTCGACGCCGGCCAGGCCTACAACGTGATCCCGAACGAGGTGCGCCTGGGCGGCACCGTCCGCGCCTTCTCCAACGAGATCATGGGCCTGGTGGAAAGCCGCATGCGCGCGATCGGCGAGGGTGTGGCGGCGGGCCTGGGCGGTTCGGCCGTGCTGGATTTCCGCGTCATCACCACGCCGCTGGTGAACGACGCGGCCGAGGCCGAGGCGCTGGGCGATGCCGCCGCCGCCCTGGTGGGCGAGGGCCGGCTGAAGCGCGAATTCCCCGCGGTCATGGGCGGCGAGGATTTCGCCTACATGCTGGAGAAGTGCCCCGGCGCCTACATCGTCTGCGGCAATGGCGACAGCGCCGAGGTCCACAACCCCCGCTTCGATTTCAACGACCAGGCCATCCCCTATGGCGCGGGCGTCCTGGCCGCGGTGGTGGAGCGGAAGCTGAAGGGCCTCTGA
- a CDS encoding FAD-dependent oxidoreductase, which produces MRFPAAPPGPSGETAPVVVAGGGLVGLTAALDLARRGLRVVLLDEDDQVSEGSRAICFAKRTLEIYGRLGLGQRFLDKGITWNRGRVFRQDREAYSFDLLPEQGHEYPAFVNLQQYYAEQWLVEACEATGLVDLRWRHRVVGVENGAEGARLAIETPGGNYTLHAQWLLACDGARSFIRRAMDLPFEGQVFRDRFLIADVTMRANFPTERWFWFDPPFHPGQSVLLHRQPDDVWRIDFQLGWDADPEAERDPERVRARVAAMLGPEVPFEIEWISIYTFRCRRLERFRHGRTIFLGDAAHQVSPFGARGGNGGVQDADNLCWRLAAVLGGEAPETLLDFYDAERIPAAEENILHSTRATDFITPKNAAAAAYRDAVLELAEDQAFARPFVNSGRLSRPWSGQEVAADAPVLRDDTPDWLLRHIGADGRFTLVARDAVPPALPGITTILLADAPRSGALLDHSGLAAARLGLAPGEAALFRPDQVLAARLPATEAAPILAAHDRALGR; this is translated from the coding sequence ATGCGCTTCCCCGCCGCGCCCCCCGGCCCGTCCGGTGAAACCGCCCCGGTGGTGGTGGCGGGCGGGGGCCTGGTGGGGCTGACGGCGGCGCTGGACCTTGCCCGGCGCGGCCTGCGCGTCGTTCTGCTCGATGAGGACGACCAGGTCAGCGAGGGCAGTCGCGCCATCTGCTTCGCCAAGCGCACGCTGGAAATCTATGGCCGCCTTGGCCTCGGCCAGCGCTTCCTCGACAAGGGCATCACCTGGAATCGCGGCCGCGTCTTCCGCCAGGACCGCGAGGCCTACAGCTTCGACCTGCTGCCCGAGCAGGGCCACGAATACCCCGCCTTCGTGAACTTGCAGCAGTATTACGCGGAGCAGTGGCTGGTGGAGGCCTGCGAGGCCACGGGCCTTGTGGATCTGCGCTGGCGCCACCGGGTGGTGGGGGTGGAGAACGGCGCGGAGGGCGCGCGCCTCGCCATCGAGACCCCCGGCGGGAACTACACGCTGCATGCCCAATGGCTGCTGGCCTGCGATGGGGCGCGCAGCTTCATCCGCCGCGCCATGGACCTGCCCTTCGAGGGGCAGGTCTTCCGCGACCGCTTCCTCATCGCCGACGTCACCATGCGGGCGAATTTCCCGACCGAACGCTGGTTCTGGTTCGACCCGCCCTTCCACCCCGGACAATCCGTGCTGCTGCACCGCCAGCCCGATGATGTGTGGCGGATAGACTTCCAGCTCGGCTGGGATGCGGACCCGGAGGCGGAGCGCGACCCCGAACGCGTGCGTGCCCGCGTCGCCGCCATGCTGGGGCCGGAGGTGCCCTTCGAGATCGAATGGATCAGCATCTACACCTTCCGCTGCCGGCGCCTCGAACGCTTCCGCCATGGCCGCACGATCTTCCTGGGCGATGCGGCGCACCAGGTCTCGCCCTTCGGCGCTCGCGGCGGCAATGGCGGGGTGCAGGATGCGGACAATCTCTGCTGGCGGCTCGCCGCCGTGCTGGGGGGCGAGGCGCCCGAGACCCTGCTCGATTTCTATGACGCCGAGCGCATCCCGGCGGCGGAGGAGAACATCCTCCACTCCACCCGCGCCACCGACTTCATCACGCCCAAGAACGCCGCCGCGGCGGCCTACAGGGATGCCGTGCTGGAACTGGCGGAGGACCAAGCCTTTGCCCGTCCCTTCGTGAATTCCGGCCGCCTCTCCCGCCCCTGGTCCGGGCAGGAGGTGGCGGCGGACGCGCCGGTGCTGCGCGACGACACCCCGGATTGGCTGCTGCGCCATATCGGCGCCGATGGCCGCTTCACGCTCGTGGCGCGCGACGCCGTGCCGCCCGCCCTTCCCGGCATCACGACCATCCTGCTGGCCGATGCGCCGCGGTCGGGCGCGCTGCTGGACCATTCGGGGCTCGCCGCCGCGCGCCTGGGCCTGGCGCCCGGCGAGGCCGCGCTGTTCCGGCCCGACCAGGTGCTCGCCGCCCGCCTGCCGGCGACAGAGGCCGCGCCCATCCTCGCCGCGCATGACAGGGCGCTCGGCCGATGA
- a CDS encoding DUF4169 family protein: MAEVVNLRKWRAAKAKMEAEAQAAANRVAFGRTKGQKARDAAEEARRRTLLDQARREDDPPGA; this comes from the coding sequence ATGGCCGAGGTCGTGAACCTGCGAAAGTGGCGCGCCGCCAAGGCGAAGATGGAGGCCGAGGCCCAGGCCGCCGCCAACCGCGTCGCCTTCGGCCGCACCAAGGGGCAGAAGGCGCGCGACGCCGCGGAGGAAGCCCGCCGTCGCACCCTGCTCGACCAGGCGCGGCGCGAGGACGACCCGCCAGGCGCATAG
- a CDS encoding putative bifunctional diguanylate cyclase/phosphodiesterase, with the protein MLGALMGWPWRGAVASGLLGSLLTWVALREIALRDALAVLRVMPCHALVMRPDRRPLWQAGSGPSFTGADTTGREEDRLRTAHGHLPPHAREAMVNAGLDAHLRADGTPQRVQDAQGRWFERRQFRLPSGGTVCFSAEITEARQREQSLASSEARLLALLEHAPVGLWKLDAHGRTLFTNARLRRLFQGEVPSRFPRPTLPQPTPTEGVETLMPLPDGTERPVLLGVVPWDPPGGAPQGRLLSVLDLGALRHAQARLAHLSEHDPLTGLANRATFQAALAAMAEDPRGGVVMLVDLDAFAQHNDRHGHAVGDALLREAAHRLRGALCPSDLVCRTRGDEFAVLAFEAGAHAAPALAGRVRAALRTPLRAEGREVPVTASIGLAVAPQHGGDPATLLRAAGLAVIEAKEMGGDTVSLFTHALRERDEQRARLREALAAALEAEELELHLQPQRNLEDGSLAGVEALLRWNSPRLGRWVAPAEILSAAAELGLVGRLDRQVLRRAVQLLAGWPGPPPCLAINISVSTLHDQGFAGEVQDVLHAAGVAPGRLEIEIPEDLAVRDLPAVHQTLTALREVGVTLALDDFGSGHSGLPHVVRLPVQRLKLDRSIVAQLPEDAKALAVLRATMALARGMGIEVVGEGVETEAQAAALREAGCQVIQGWLVARPMPVEAFLASLPPPLLLPAPAQTARAGAGM; encoded by the coding sequence ATGCTCGGTGCGCTGATGGGCTGGCCCTGGCGGGGCGCGGTGGCGTCGGGGCTGCTGGGCAGCCTCCTCACCTGGGTCGCCCTGCGCGAGATCGCGCTGCGGGACGCCCTGGCCGTGCTGCGCGTCATGCCCTGCCATGCCTTGGTGATGCGGCCGGACCGCCGGCCGCTCTGGCAGGCGGGCAGCGGTCCGAGCTTCACCGGGGCGGACACCACGGGCCGCGAGGAGGATCGCCTCAGGACCGCGCATGGCCACCTGCCGCCCCATGCGCGGGAGGCCATGGTCAATGCCGGCCTCGACGCCCATCTGCGCGCCGACGGCACGCCGCAGCGCGTGCAGGACGCGCAGGGGCGCTGGTTCGAGCGGCGGCAATTCCGCCTGCCCAGCGGGGGAACCGTGTGCTTCTCGGCCGAGATCACGGAGGCGCGACAGCGCGAGCAATCCCTCGCCAGTTCGGAGGCGCGGCTGCTCGCCCTACTGGAACACGCCCCGGTCGGGCTGTGGAAGCTGGACGCCCACGGCCGCACGCTCTTCACCAACGCCAGGCTGCGTCGCCTCTTCCAGGGCGAGGTGCCGTCCCGCTTCCCCCGCCCCACGCTGCCCCAGCCAACCCCGACGGAAGGTGTCGAGACCCTGATGCCCCTGCCGGACGGCACCGAACGCCCCGTGCTGCTGGGTGTCGTCCCCTGGGACCCGCCCGGCGGGGCGCCGCAGGGGCGGCTGCTCTCGGTGCTCGACCTCGGCGCGCTGCGCCATGCCCAGGCGCGCCTTGCCCATCTTTCCGAACATGACCCGCTGACGGGCCTCGCCAACCGCGCGACCTTCCAGGCCGCCCTAGCCGCCATGGCGGAGGACCCGCGGGGCGGGGTGGTGATGCTGGTGGATCTCGACGCCTTCGCCCAGCACAATGACCGCCACGGCCATGCGGTGGGCGATGCGCTGCTGCGCGAGGCGGCGCACCGGCTGCGCGGCGCCCTCTGCCCCTCGGACCTGGTGTGCCGGACGCGGGGCGACGAATTCGCGGTGCTGGCCTTCGAGGCCGGGGCCCATGCGGCGCCGGCGCTCGCCGGGCGGGTGCGGGCCGCGCTGCGCACGCCGCTGCGGGCCGAGGGAAGGGAGGTGCCGGTCACCGCCTCCATCGGACTCGCGGTGGCGCCCCAGCATGGCGGCGACCCGGCCACGCTGCTGCGCGCCGCGGGCCTCGCCGTCATCGAGGCCAAGGAGATGGGCGGCGACACCGTCAGCCTCTTCACCCACGCCCTGCGCGAAAGGGACGAGCAGCGCGCGCGGCTGCGCGAGGCGCTGGCGGCCGCGCTGGAGGCGGAGGAGCTGGAACTGCACCTCCAGCCGCAGCGGAACCTGGAGGACGGCAGCCTCGCCGGGGTGGAGGCGCTGCTGCGCTGGAACAGCCCGCGCCTGGGCCGCTGGGTCGCGCCCGCCGAAATCCTGTCCGCGGCGGCCGAGCTGGGGCTGGTGGGGCGGCTGGACCGCCAGGTGCTGCGCCGCGCCGTCCAGCTGCTGGCCGGCTGGCCTGGCCCGCCGCCCTGCCTCGCCATCAACATCTCCGTCAGCACCCTGCACGACCAGGGCTTCGCCGGGGAGGTCCAGGACGTGCTGCACGCCGCCGGGGTGGCGCCCGGGCGGCTCGAAATCGAAATCCCGGAGGACCTGGCGGTGCGCGACCTGCCCGCCGTCCACCAGACACTGACGGCCCTGCGCGAGGTGGGGGTGACGCTCGCCCTCGATGATTTCGGCAGCGGGCATTCGGGCCTGCCCCATGTGGTGCGGCTGCCGGTGCAGCGCCTCAAGCTCGACCGCTCCATCGTCGCGCAACTGCCCGAGGACGCGAAGGCCCTGGCCGTGCTGCGCGCCACCATGGCGCTGGCGAGGGGGATGGGAATCGAGGTGGTGGGCGAGGGGGTGGAGACCGAGGCCCAGGCCGCTGCCCTGCGCGAGGCCGGTTGCCAGGTCATCCAGGGTTGGCTTGTGGCGCGGCCCATGCCGGTGGAAGCCTTCCTGGCCTCGCTGCCGCCGCCCCTGCTGCTGCCCGCCCCGGCCCAAACAGCCCGCGCCGGCGCCGGAATGTAA
- a CDS encoding VIT1/CCC1 transporter family protein, whose amino-acid sequence MDQPAPHPYRDGLPPAPPGPPEGEQHALLRAAQVPLLAGLAQGPLLPVALVVALLAAGTPATAALAGGLAALAAGAILAGLGRYFAVLGAAERYAAERRREEEETHLYPERERWEVAAILHRYGLRGDTLARAVEGIAADRRRWVDFMMRFELDLIEPQPAHAMREALLLVLGFLAGGVLALLPLWLAPELGWPWPVALGAAVMLGAGWGLAAAKGQVRAGGAARALALGVAGALAALLASMLA is encoded by the coding sequence ATGGACCAGCCCGCCCCCCACCCGTATCGCGACGGATTGCCGCCCGCCCCGCCCGGCCCGCCCGAGGGCGAGCAGCACGCCCTGCTGCGCGCCGCCCAGGTGCCGCTGCTGGCGGGCTTGGCCCAGGGCCCGCTGCTGCCGGTGGCGCTGGTGGTGGCGCTGCTGGCGGCCGGCACCCCCGCCACGGCCGCACTCGCGGGCGGGCTCGCGGCACTCGCCGCCGGCGCCATCCTGGCCGGGCTTGGCCGCTATTTCGCGGTGCTGGGCGCGGCCGAACGCTACGCCGCCGAACGCCGCCGCGAGGAGGAGGAAACCCACCTCTACCCCGAGCGCGAACGCTGGGAGGTGGCGGCCATCCTCCACCGCTACGGGCTGCGCGGCGACACCCTGGCCCGCGCGGTGGAGGGCATCGCCGCCGACCGCCGGCGCTGGGTGGACTTCATGATGCGCTTCGAGCTGGACCTGATCGAACCCCAACCCGCCCATGCGATGCGCGAGGCGCTGCTGCTGGTGCTGGGTTTCCTGGCTGGCGGCGTGCTGGCGCTGCTGCCGCTCTGGCTCGCGCCCGAACTGGGCTGGCCGTGGCCTGTCGCCCTGGGCGCGGCGGTCATGCTGGGCGCGGGCTGGGGCCTGGCCGCGGCGAAGGGCCAGGTGCGCGCGGGGGGGGCGGCGCGCGCGCTGGCGCTGGGTGTCGCGGGCGCGCTCGCCGCGCTGCTGGCCAGCATGCTGGCCTGA
- a CDS encoding dienelactone hydrolase family protein, with product MNIALTAADGHRLAAYKAGPEDATRALVIVQEIFGVNRHMRRVADSFAAEGYAVVVPALFDRTERGVELGYTGDDVTRGRALRGQIDEHKTLLDILAAAGALPAGAARGIVGYCWGGTVAWHGATRSSAFQASVGWYGGGIAAAKDEAPRCPVQLHFGEVDASIPLTDVHAIEQARPEVEVFVYKGAGHGFGCEERGSYVEGDAEVAQRRTLEFFARHLGAEAPRPFRGPSASAPPPRPGRPRHRGWPGR from the coding sequence ATGAACATCGCGCTCACCGCCGCCGACGGCCACCGCCTCGCCGCCTACAAGGCGGGCCCCGAGGATGCGACCCGCGCTTTGGTCATCGTGCAGGAGATCTTCGGCGTGAACCGCCACATGCGCCGCGTGGCCGACAGCTTCGCGGCCGAGGGCTATGCGGTGGTGGTGCCCGCCCTGTTCGACCGCACGGAGCGCGGCGTGGAACTCGGCTATACCGGCGACGACGTGACGCGCGGCCGTGCGCTGCGCGGCCAGATTGACGAGCACAAGACGCTGCTGGACATCCTGGCCGCGGCCGGCGCCCTGCCGGCGGGGGCCGCGCGCGGCATCGTGGGTTATTGCTGGGGCGGCACCGTCGCCTGGCATGGCGCGACCCGCAGCAGCGCCTTCCAGGCTTCGGTCGGCTGGTATGGCGGCGGCATCGCGGCGGCCAAGGACGAGGCCCCGCGCTGCCCGGTGCAGCTGCATTTCGGGGAGGTGGACGCCTCCATCCCGCTCACCGACGTCCATGCCATCGAACAGGCGCGGCCGGAGGTGGAGGTCTTCGTCTACAAGGGCGCCGGCCACGGCTTCGGCTGCGAGGAACGCGGCAGCTATGTGGAGGGCGATGCCGAGGTGGCGCAGCGCCGCACGCTGGAATTCTTCGCGCGGCATCTGGGGGCTGAGGCCCCCCGCCCTTTCAGAGGCCCTTCAGCTTCCGCTCCACCACCGCGGCCAGGACGCCCGCGCCATAGGGGATGGCCTGGTCGTTGA